The following coding sequences lie in one Sinorhizobium fredii USDA 257 genomic window:
- a CDS encoding 3-methyl-2-oxobutanoate hydroxymethyltransferase: MKHRRPTVADLLSIKGKRQLTMLRVVTLEEAEAAEKAGIDLVSVPPALLGPQFREAAPTVFAFPGLEYGDFVTAEDYLRGAFQAMRAGGDAVYCAAGLSTVRRLREEGIPVCGHVGLIPSKATWTGGFRAVGKTAQSALEIWRQVKALEEAGAFAAEIEVVPAEVATAISQRTSLLMLSMGAGTGCDAQYLFAEDVLGQNRGHYPRHAKVYRDFAAEFERLQQERIVAFREYAEDVRSRAYPEKAHLVGIAPGELEDFLKEIDAQEQTALPAR; this comes from the coding sequence ATGAAACACCGTCGACCGACCGTTGCCGATCTCTTGTCGATCAAGGGCAAGAGGCAACTCACCATGCTGCGCGTCGTGACGCTGGAGGAGGCAGAAGCCGCCGAGAAGGCCGGTATCGACCTCGTATCCGTTCCGCCGGCGCTGCTCGGGCCGCAATTCCGCGAGGCGGCGCCTACGGTCTTCGCCTTTCCGGGCCTGGAATATGGCGACTTCGTCACCGCCGAGGACTATCTGCGCGGCGCGTTCCAGGCGATGCGGGCCGGCGGCGATGCCGTCTATTGTGCCGCCGGTCTTTCGACGGTCAGGCGGCTTCGCGAGGAAGGCATTCCGGTCTGCGGTCATGTCGGGCTGATCCCGTCCAAGGCGACCTGGACCGGCGGCTTCAGGGCCGTCGGCAAGACGGCGCAAAGCGCGCTCGAGATCTGGCGCCAGGTCAAGGCGCTCGAAGAGGCAGGCGCCTTCGCGGCCGAGATCGAGGTCGTGCCCGCCGAAGTCGCAACCGCGATCTCGCAGCGCACGTCGCTGCTGATGCTCTCCATGGGCGCGGGTACCGGATGTGATGCGCAATATCTATTTGCCGAAGACGTGCTCGGGCAGAATCGCGGCCACTATCCGCGCCATGCCAAGGTCTACCGCGACTTTGCCGCCGAATTCGAACGGCTGCAGCAGGAGCGCATCGTCGCTTTCCGCGAATATGCCGAGGATGTACGATCCCGCGCCTATCCGGAAAAGGCGCATCTGGTCGGCATAGCGCCGGGCGAGTTGGAGGATTTTCTCAAGGAGATCGACGCACAGGAGCAGACGGCGCTTCCTGCAAGGTGA
- the pdxA gene encoding 4-hydroxythreonine-4-phosphate dehydrogenase PdxA, which translates to MGKDTRVAITLGDPAGVGPEVIAKALASLPRKELANFTVVGNIEALERAKRATSAAVDFATRPMDGAVLVEEVSIDVSLPEIGKVSATAGEASVRYIRRAVEMAQVGEADCIVTAPINKEAMNLAGHHFDGHTGLLAHLTGSKSSFMLLASERLNTIHVSTHVSLRGAIERATVERVLATIEAGHNHFMRIGRKPRIAVAGLNPHCGENGLFGDEDTRFLAPAVEQARAKGIDVTGPISADTVFARAYNGAFDLVVAQYHDQGHIPIKLVAFDTAVNVSLGLPIDRVSVDHGTAFDIAGTGKANHVNMLSAIAYARLVAGSPRRAAAQ; encoded by the coding sequence ATGGGCAAGGACACCCGCGTCGCAATCACGCTCGGCGATCCGGCCGGCGTCGGGCCGGAGGTGATCGCCAAGGCGCTAGCGTCACTGCCGCGCAAGGAGCTCGCGAACTTCACCGTCGTAGGCAATATCGAGGCGCTGGAGCGGGCCAAGCGTGCGACATCGGCGGCTGTAGACTTCGCAACGCGACCGATGGACGGTGCCGTTCTGGTCGAGGAGGTGTCGATCGACGTTTCCTTGCCGGAGATCGGCAAGGTGAGCGCCACGGCCGGCGAGGCCTCGGTGCGCTATATCCGTCGCGCTGTCGAGATGGCGCAGGTGGGCGAGGCCGATTGCATCGTCACCGCGCCGATCAACAAGGAGGCGATGAACCTCGCCGGGCATCATTTCGATGGCCACACCGGCCTTCTTGCGCACCTGACCGGCTCGAAGAGCTCGTTCATGCTGCTTGCGTCCGAGCGGCTCAACACCATCCACGTCTCCACCCATGTGTCGCTCCGCGGCGCCATCGAGCGGGCGACGGTCGAGCGGGTGCTGGCGACGATCGAGGCCGGCCACAACCATTTCATGCGGATCGGCCGCAAGCCGCGCATTGCCGTTGCCGGTCTCAATCCGCATTGCGGCGAAAACGGCCTTTTCGGCGACGAGGATACGCGCTTCCTGGCGCCCGCCGTCGAGCAGGCGAGGGCCAAGGGCATCGACGTCACCGGCCCGATCTCCGCCGATACGGTCTTCGCGCGTGCCTATAACGGCGCTTTCGATCTCGTCGTGGCGCAGTATCACGATCAGGGCCACATTCCGATCAAACTCGTCGCCTTCGACACGGCGGTGAACGTGTCGCTGGGACTGCCGATCGACCGCGTATCCGTGGATCATGGAACGGCCTTCGATATCGCCGGAACCGGCAAGGCAAACCACGTCAACATGCTTTCGGCGATCGCCTATGCGCGGCTGGTGGCAGGTTCGCCGAGACGGGCGGCCGCGCAGTAG
- a CDS encoding MocE family 2Fe-2S type ferredoxin: MSSNWVEVCAADDIDEEDVIRFDHEGRTFAVYRSPDDEYFATDGLCTHEHIHLADGLVMDDIIECPKHNGRFNYKTGQAKGAPVCVNLKTYPVKLEAGSVFIAIS, encoded by the coding sequence ATGAGCTCGAACTGGGTCGAGGTCTGCGCCGCCGACGATATCGATGAAGAAGACGTCATCCGCTTCGATCACGAAGGCCGTACGTTTGCCGTCTACCGCAGTCCCGATGACGAATATTTCGCCACCGACGGTCTCTGCACGCATGAGCACATCCACCTTGCCGACGGCCTGGTGATGGACGACATCATCGAATGTCCGAAGCACAACGGCCGCTTCAATTACAAGACCGGCCAGGCCAAAGGTGCTCCCGTCTGCGTCAATCTGAAGACCTATCCGGTCAAGCTCGAGGCCGGCAGCGTCTTCATTGCGATTTCCTGA
- the purU gene encoding formyltetrahydrofolate deformylase yields the protein MHTYVLTVTCKSTRGIVAALSGYLAEQSCNIIDSSQFDDLQTGLFFMRISFISEEGVGRAAIEEGLKPIAAKFAMETALHDQSERTKVLLMVSRFGHCLNDLLYRWKIGALPIDIVGVVSNHFDYQKVVVNHDIPFHCIKVTKENKPKAEAQLLELVEQTGAELIVLARYMQVLSDALCKKMSGRIINIHHSFLPSFKGANPYKQAYERGVKLIGATAHYVTADLDEGPIIEQDIARITHAQSAEDYVSIGRDVESQVLARAVHAHIHHRCFINGNRVVVFPPSPGSYASERMG from the coding sequence ATGCACACTTACGTTTTGACGGTCACCTGCAAATCCACCCGCGGCATCGTTGCGGCGCTTTCCGGCTATCTCGCTGAACAGAGCTGCAACATCATCGACAGCTCGCAGTTCGACGATCTCCAAACCGGCCTGTTCTTCATGCGCATCAGCTTCATCTCGGAGGAAGGCGTCGGTCGCGCCGCTATCGAGGAAGGGCTGAAGCCGATTGCCGCGAAATTCGCGATGGAAACGGCGCTCCATGACCAGTCAGAGCGCACCAAGGTGCTGCTGATGGTGTCGCGTTTCGGCCATTGCTTGAACGACCTGCTCTACCGCTGGAAGATCGGCGCTCTGCCGATCGACATCGTCGGCGTCGTCTCCAACCACTTCGACTACCAGAAGGTCGTCGTCAACCACGACATCCCCTTCCACTGCATCAAGGTGACGAAGGAGAACAAGCCGAAGGCCGAAGCCCAGCTGCTGGAGCTCGTCGAGCAGACCGGTGCCGAGCTGATCGTGCTGGCCCGCTACATGCAGGTCCTGTCGGATGCGCTCTGCAAGAAGATGTCGGGGCGGATCATCAACATCCACCACTCGTTCCTGCCGTCGTTCAAGGGCGCCAACCCCTACAAGCAGGCCTATGAGCGCGGCGTCAAGCTGATCGGCGCGACGGCGCATTACGTCACCGCCGACCTCGACGAGGGGCCGATCATCGAGCAGGACATCGCCCGCATCACCCATGCGCAGTCGGCCGAGGACTACGTGTCGATCGGCCGCGACGTCGAAAGCCAGGTGCTGGCCCGCGCCGTCCATGCCCATATCCACCACCGCTGCTTCATCAACGGCAACCGCGTCGTGGTCTTCCCGCCGAGCCCGGGATCCTACGCTTCGGAACGGATGGGCTGA
- a CDS encoding amidohydrolase family protein gives MFDLIIRNANLPDGRNGIDIGIRDDRIAEVTTRIGATAKEEIDSTGRLVTPPFVDPHFHMDATLSLGLPRMNRSGTLLEGIALWGELRPTLTREALVERALRYCDLAVSQGLLHIRSHVDVSDPRLVTVEALLEVRDSVASYIDLQLVAFPQDGYYRSPGAVEALNRALDMGVDIVGGIPHFERTMSDGAASVEALCRIAAERGLPVDMHCDETDDPMSRHIETLAAQTIRFGLQGRVAGSHLTSMHSMDNYYVSKLIPLMAEARINVIPNPLINIMLQGRHDTYPKRRGLTRVRELMDAGLNVSFGHDCVMDPWYSMGSGDMLEVGHMAIHVAQMAGIEDKRKVFDALTVNSAKTMGLAGYGLEKGCNADLVILQACDPQEALRLKPNRLAVIRRGKVIARTPPRVSELRIDGRPSSVDGSEYAPNFGG, from the coding sequence ATGTTCGACCTGATCATTCGAAACGCCAATCTTCCGGACGGTCGCAACGGCATCGACATCGGCATCAGAGATGACAGGATCGCCGAGGTGACGACAAGGATCGGAGCGACGGCCAAGGAGGAAATCGACTCGACCGGCCGGCTCGTCACGCCGCCCTTTGTCGATCCGCACTTTCACATGGATGCGACGCTGTCGCTGGGGCTGCCGCGCATGAACCGCTCCGGCACGCTGCTCGAAGGCATCGCGCTTTGGGGCGAACTGCGTCCGACCTTGACGCGCGAGGCGCTGGTCGAGCGGGCGCTGCGCTATTGCGATCTCGCAGTCTCGCAGGGACTTCTCCACATTCGCAGCCATGTGGATGTCAGCGATCCGCGGCTGGTGACCGTCGAAGCGCTGCTCGAGGTCCGCGACAGCGTGGCGTCCTATATCGACCTGCAGCTCGTTGCGTTTCCGCAGGACGGCTATTACCGCTCGCCGGGTGCCGTCGAGGCCCTGAACCGGGCGCTCGACATGGGCGTCGACATCGTCGGCGGCATTCCGCATTTCGAGCGCACCATGAGCGACGGGGCGGCGTCGGTGGAAGCGCTCTGCCGGATCGCCGCCGAACGCGGATTGCCCGTCGACATGCACTGCGACGAGACGGACGATCCGATGTCGCGCCATATCGAGACGCTGGCCGCGCAGACGATCCGTTTCGGCCTTCAAGGGCGGGTTGCGGGATCGCATCTCACCTCGATGCATTCGATGGACAATTACTACGTCTCGAAGCTCATCCCGCTGATGGCCGAGGCTCGGATCAACGTCATTCCCAACCCGCTGATCAACATCATGCTGCAGGGCCGGCACGATACCTACCCGAAGCGTCGCGGCCTGACGCGTGTGCGCGAACTGATGGACGCCGGCCTCAACGTCTCCTTTGGCCATGACTGCGTGATGGATCCCTGGTACTCGATGGGCTCGGGCGACATGCTCGAAGTCGGGCACATGGCGATCCACGTCGCCCAGATGGCCGGCATCGAGGACAAGCGGAAGGTCTTCGATGCGTTGACCGTCAATTCGGCGAAGACGATGGGTCTGGCGGGCTATGGTCTCGAGAAGGGCTGCAATGCCGATCTCGTCATCCTTCAGGCGTGCGATCCGCAGGAAGCCCTGCGGCTGAAGCCGAACCGTCTTGCCGTGATCCGCCGCGGCAAGGTCATCGCCCGCACGCCGCCGCGCGTCAGCGAGTTGCGGATCGACGGCCGACCCTCAAGCGTGGACGGCTCCGAATACGCACCGAACTTCGGGGGCTGA
- a CDS encoding fatty acid desaturase family protein, whose translation MTTVPTKRDYSLLGRDAQAAVANGLAAAEWYHTEVPRKQMKELMKREDGPAIRDTSIWLGSMVLFGGLGIYFWGTWFAVPFFLAYGVLYGSASDSRWHECGHGTAFKTMWMNDAVYQIACFMIMRNPVTWRWSHTRHHTDTVIVGRDPEIAVMRPPDLLRLVLNFFGIIDVWYAVIDMVRNALGVISAAEKTFIPEMERPKAILVARIWLAIHVATIGLSIYLGSIVPLMLIGLPRLYGAWHHVLTGLLQHGGLADNVTDHRLNSRTVHMNPVSRFIYWNMNYHVEHHMFPMVPYHALPKLHAMIKHDLPAANPSILDGYREMIPAFLRQLCNEDYFLKRELPPTAKPYREEFHSEPVAAE comes from the coding sequence ATGACGACGGTTCCGACGAAACGGGATTACAGCCTGCTGGGCCGCGATGCCCAGGCGGCAGTGGCGAACGGCCTTGCCGCGGCCGAGTGGTACCATACCGAGGTTCCGCGCAAGCAGATGAAGGAACTGATGAAGCGCGAGGATGGTCCCGCCATCCGCGATACTTCGATCTGGCTCGGCAGCATGGTTCTCTTCGGCGGCCTCGGCATCTATTTCTGGGGCACTTGGTTCGCCGTGCCGTTTTTCCTCGCCTATGGCGTCCTCTACGGCTCGGCCTCCGATAGCCGCTGGCATGAATGCGGCCACGGCACGGCCTTCAAGACGATGTGGATGAACGACGCCGTCTATCAGATCGCCTGCTTCATGATCATGCGCAACCCGGTGACCTGGCGCTGGAGTCACACCCGCCACCACACGGACACTGTCATCGTCGGCCGCGATCCGGAAATCGCCGTCATGCGGCCGCCGGATCTTCTCCGTCTCGTTCTCAATTTCTTCGGTATCATCGATGTCTGGTATGCCGTCATCGACATGGTGCGGAACGCCTTAGGCGTCATCAGCGCCGCGGAAAAGACCTTCATTCCGGAGATGGAGCGGCCGAAGGCGATCCTCGTCGCCCGCATCTGGCTCGCCATCCATGTCGCGACCATCGGTCTGTCGATCTATCTCGGCTCCATCGTGCCCCTGATGCTGATCGGCCTGCCGCGGCTTTACGGCGCCTGGCATCACGTGCTGACGGGCCTTCTGCAGCATGGCGGCCTCGCCGACAACGTCACCGACCACCGGCTGAACAGCCGCACGGTCCATATGAATCCGGTGAGCCGCTTCATCTACTGGAACATGAACTATCACGTCGAACATCACATGTTCCCGATGGTGCCCTATCACGCGCTGCCGAAGCTGCACGCGATGATCAAGCACGACCTGCCCGCGGCCAATCCGTCGATCCTCGACGGCTATCGCGAGATGATCCCGGCCTTTCTTCGGCAATTGTGCAACGAGGACTATTTCCTGAAGCGCGAACTTCCGCCGACGGCGAAGCCCTATCGCGAAGAGTTCCACAGCGAGCCGGTCGCCGCCGAGTAG
- a CDS encoding LacI family DNA-binding transcriptional regulator: MSSRPTIADLARAAGVSVATVDRVLNGRHPVREETARRVYDAAKAIGYHAVGLLRQRVFEDLPQYRLGFLLQKPQQAFYQAVAKEMENAALTLTNVRVVPQVDFVANSTPAGITEKLKAMAARNQAIAFVAPDYPAVTAAVEDLKQRGVPTFSLLSDFASGVREGYIGLNNQKVGRTAAWMIARAAGRPGKVAAFIGSHRFLGHELREIAFRSYFREKAPEFEVLDTMVNLDTAEITHEATLDLLKRHPDLLGFYVCGGGMEGAISAIREEKLVGKLLVVVNELTPESRAALADEAVIMAVATPVQSLARETIKLMIGAIDRGTAGVPGQTILPFDIFTPENI, translated from the coding sequence ATGAGCAGCAGGCCAACGATCGCGGATCTGGCGCGCGCCGCGGGGGTTAGCGTTGCGACGGTGGACCGCGTCCTGAACGGGCGTCACCCGGTGCGCGAGGAAACGGCACGGCGCGTCTATGACGCGGCAAAGGCGATCGGCTATCACGCCGTCGGCCTGCTGCGGCAGCGCGTCTTCGAGGACCTGCCGCAATACCGGCTTGGCTTTCTCTTGCAGAAGCCGCAGCAAGCGTTCTATCAGGCGGTCGCGAAGGAAATGGAGAATGCGGCGTTGACGCTGACCAACGTCCGTGTCGTTCCGCAGGTCGACTTCGTTGCCAATTCCACCCCCGCAGGGATTACCGAGAAACTCAAGGCAATGGCAGCGCGCAATCAGGCGATCGCCTTCGTCGCCCCTGACTATCCGGCCGTGACGGCCGCGGTCGAGGATCTGAAGCAGCGCGGCGTTCCGACTTTCTCGTTACTCTCCGATTTCGCGTCCGGCGTACGCGAAGGCTATATCGGCCTGAACAATCAAAAGGTCGGGCGAACCGCCGCCTGGATGATCGCCAGGGCGGCGGGCCGGCCGGGCAAGGTTGCTGCCTTTATCGGCAGCCACCGCTTCCTCGGCCACGAACTGCGCGAGATCGCCTTTCGCTCCTATTTTCGCGAGAAGGCGCCCGAGTTCGAGGTGTTGGACACGATGGTGAACCTCGACACCGCCGAAATCACCCATGAGGCGACGCTCGACCTCCTGAAGCGTCACCCGGACCTTCTCGGCTTCTACGTCTGCGGCGGCGGCATGGAGGGAGCGATTTCGGCGATCCGCGAGGAGAAGCTCGTGGGCAAGCTGCTCGTCGTCGTCAACGAGCTGACGCCGGAGTCACGCGCAGCCCTTGCCGACGAGGCGGTGATCATGGCGGTGGCCACGCCGGTCCAGTCCCTGGCGCGAGAGACGATCAAACTGATGATCGGCGCCATCGACCGGGGCACCGCCGGCGTACCCGGACAGACCATCCTGCCCTTCGACATCTTCACGCCGGAGAATATCTAG
- a CDS encoding NAD(P)/FAD-dependent oxidoreductase codes for MSHIVIVGAGECGARAAFALREKGFQGEITLIGAEPHLPYERPPLSKHGLVGAEPPKLVADAPRYEEARIAVLTSVPVEAIDREQKVVRLAEGRTIDYDRLLLATGARPRALPGVCGNAERIRMLRTHADALAIRAALWPGRKLAIIGGGFVGLELAATARKLGADVVLIEGLPRVLSRSVPEEIAAVVAERHRQEGVEIVCGARIATLEADDDGARVVFAEGACMPADLIVVGIGAIPNTELAEAAGILIENGIAVDETLRTSDPDIYAAGDCCSFPLSHYDGRRVRLEAWRNAQEQGALAAANLMGAAEPLASVPWFWSDQYELTLQIAGLADGAATTVRRQLTDDAFILFHLDGEGRLIAASGIGPGNAVARDIRLAEMLIAAGSRPDPAALSSPETKLKKLLAA; via the coding sequence ATGAGCCATATCGTTATCGTCGGCGCCGGCGAATGCGGCGCGAGGGCGGCCTTTGCCCTCAGGGAGAAAGGTTTCCAGGGCGAAATCACGCTGATTGGCGCCGAGCCGCATCTCCCCTATGAGCGGCCGCCGCTTTCCAAGCACGGGCTCGTCGGCGCCGAGCCGCCGAAATTGGTGGCCGACGCCCCGCGCTACGAGGAGGCTCGAATTGCCGTACTGACGAGCGTCCCGGTTGAGGCGATCGACCGTGAGCAGAAGGTTGTCAGGCTCGCGGAGGGTCGCACGATTGACTACGATCGGCTGCTGCTTGCGACCGGCGCCCGGCCACGCGCCCTTCCAGGCGTGTGCGGGAACGCCGAGCGCATCCGGATGCTCCGGACCCACGCCGACGCTCTGGCGATCCGGGCCGCCCTTTGGCCCGGGCGAAAGCTCGCCATCATCGGCGGAGGCTTTGTCGGTCTCGAACTTGCTGCGACGGCCCGCAAGCTCGGCGCCGATGTCGTGCTCATCGAGGGCTTGCCGCGCGTCCTTTCTCGCAGCGTTCCGGAGGAGATCGCAGCCGTCGTTGCCGAGCGGCACCGGCAGGAAGGCGTCGAGATCGTTTGCGGCGCCCGCATCGCGACGCTCGAGGCGGATGATGATGGCGCGCGCGTCGTCTTCGCCGAGGGCGCCTGTATGCCCGCCGATCTCATTGTCGTCGGCATCGGAGCGATCCCGAATACGGAACTTGCAGAGGCTGCCGGGATTTTGATCGAAAACGGCATTGCTGTCGACGAGACGCTCCGGACATCGGACCCCGACATCTATGCAGCCGGCGACTGCTGTTCCTTTCCCCTCTCGCACTATGACGGTCGGCGGGTGCGGCTCGAAGCTTGGCGCAATGCACAGGAGCAGGGAGCGCTCGCTGCGGCCAATCTGATGGGCGCGGCCGAGCCTCTCGCAAGCGTACCGTGGTTCTGGTCGGATCAATACGAACTGACCCTGCAGATCGCCGGCCTCGCCGATGGCGCCGCGACGACCGTCCGGCGCCAGCTCACCGACGACGCTTTCATTCTGTTCCACCTCGACGGCGAGGGCCGGCTGATCGCCGCGAGCGGCATCGGGCCAGGCAATGCGGTCGCCCGCGACATTCGCCTTGCGGAAATGCTGATCGCCGCGGGCAGCAGGCCCGACCCGGCGGCGCTGTCCTCGCCTGAAACCAAGCTCAAGAAGCTGCTGGCGGCCTGA
- a CDS encoding YybH family protein translates to MEVQGGPLEDDVRAAYTAWDEAFGKGDAKAVATFYTEDALLLPPSHDVIEGPAGVEKFFSGIFGSGATGHKLEVIRADGDDKLIYGAAKWSAKGKDAEGKDQPWGGVATHVFERQSDGSLKIKLHTFN, encoded by the coding sequence ATGGAGGTTCAGGGCGGTCCTCTCGAAGACGATGTCAGGGCCGCCTACACAGCTTGGGACGAGGCATTCGGAAAGGGAGACGCCAAGGCAGTTGCCACCTTCTATACTGAGGACGCACTTCTCCTTCCCCCGAGTCATGATGTGATCGAAGGACCTGCTGGGGTTGAAAAGTTCTTCAGCGGCATCTTCGGCAGCGGCGCGACCGGTCACAAGCTCGAGGTGATAAGGGCTGATGGTGACGACAAATTGATCTACGGGGCAGCAAAGTGGTCAGCCAAGGGCAAGGATGCCGAGGGCAAAGATCAACCATGGGGCGGAGTTGCCACACATGTCTTCGAGCGGCAAAGCGACGGCAGTTTGAAAATAAAGCTGCATACGTTCAACTGA
- a CDS encoding calcium-binding protein, producing MATLNFFFPGGKYPQSYTPAIPGFVGFNPQFGDLADLTTATLISKSSTQIRFQLDNGLKLAITGSGFTFNAAGQATGGTITKFDLFQNNGTTLVQSLTGLSLSLVLFEDAADAYDPLGLEQWLLSRNDTINGSAGNEDMYGFGGNDVLKGNGGDDYMEGGAGKDTYDGGSGFDEVSFDDAYWNANAFKGIVLDAAAKTVTDPYGNSETFANIEAFRGTQFADSMKGSSLGEAFIGLGGRDTIDGGGGFDFVGYQRDADFGGTAGVTVNLSTGVATDGFRKQDKLISIEGVRGTNFADSLTGSSVANILRGEGGNDLLAGALGNDTLLGGGGKDAFLFNSTLSASNVDLIDDYSVADDTIRLENAIFTAITGTGTLTAAQFVKNTGGTAADSSDRIIYETDTGMLYYDSNGSASGGRIHFATIDPNLALTFADFFVV from the coding sequence ATGGCAACCTTGAATTTCTTTTTTCCGGGAGGGAAGTATCCGCAGAGCTATACGCCGGCGATACCGGGGTTCGTGGGCTTCAATCCGCAATTTGGCGACCTGGCCGATCTCACGACCGCCACGCTCATAAGCAAATCCTCGACACAGATCCGTTTTCAGCTCGACAACGGCCTCAAACTGGCGATCACAGGCTCCGGCTTCACCTTCAACGCAGCCGGCCAGGCTACCGGCGGAACGATCACAAAGTTCGACCTGTTCCAGAACAATGGCACCACGCTCGTCCAATCGCTGACCGGGCTCAGCCTGTCTCTGGTTCTCTTCGAAGACGCGGCCGACGCTTACGACCCCTTGGGCTTGGAGCAATGGCTGCTGAGCCGCAACGACACCATCAACGGCTCCGCCGGCAATGAGGACATGTACGGCTTCGGCGGCAATGACGTACTCAAGGGAAACGGCGGCGATGATTATATGGAAGGTGGAGCGGGCAAGGACACCTATGACGGCGGCAGCGGATTTGACGAGGTGAGTTTTGACGATGCCTACTGGAATGCCAATGCGTTCAAAGGAATCGTGCTCGACGCAGCGGCCAAGACAGTCACTGATCCATATGGGAACAGCGAAACCTTCGCGAATATCGAAGCTTTCAGAGGAACGCAGTTTGCCGACAGCATGAAGGGTTCGTCCCTCGGCGAGGCGTTCATCGGTCTCGGCGGACGCGACACGATTGATGGAGGCGGTGGCTTCGATTTCGTGGGCTATCAGCGCGATGCGGACTTCGGCGGCACGGCCGGCGTAACCGTCAATCTCTCCACCGGCGTAGCCACCGACGGCTTTCGCAAGCAGGACAAGCTTATCAGTATCGAGGGTGTGCGCGGCACGAACTTTGCCGACAGCCTGACGGGCAGCTCGGTCGCCAACATCCTAAGAGGAGAAGGAGGCAACGATCTCCTCGCCGGCGCTCTTGGAAACGACACCTTGCTCGGCGGCGGCGGAAAGGACGCGTTCCTTTTCAACTCAACGCTGAGCGCCTCCAATGTCGACTTGATAGACGATTACAGCGTCGCCGATGATACGATCCGTCTAGAGAATGCGATCTTCACCGCAATCACCGGAACCGGAACACTGACCGCGGCGCAGTTCGTGAAGAACACCGGTGGAACGGCGGCGGACTCCAGCGACCGGATCATCTACGAGACGGATACCGGGATGCTGTACTACGACAGCAACGGCAGCGCGTCCGGGGGGCGGATACATTTCGCCACCATCGACCCGAATCTTGCGCTGACATTCGCGGATTTCTTCGTTGTTTGA
- a CDS encoding ROK family protein, with translation MGRSVNEKRNGAPLIHGADDLPSVTVDDYNMGLRSGDGFLGDRANKFAFQEKLGAWRKRVRKGGEDPLGKTPTGDLSKKQIDAFLLGDDKEAAALVMGAVDEFAGELAVVLGKFLQQKSWKNTERVVIGGGFRGSAVGELAIARAMVLLKADGLKIELAPIVHHPDDAGLIGAAHLMPSWMLKGHKAMLAIDIGGTNVRVGIVELRLKEETDLSRAKVWKSAIWRHADDKPNRSATIDRLITMIDKLVAKADKAGLAPAPVIGVACPGVINADGSILRGGQNLPGGNWESEHFNLPVVLKKAIPQIGEEETFVIMHNDAVVQGLSQIPFMQDVSGWGILTIGTGLGNAHFSNKPENRNAT, from the coding sequence GTGGGCAGATCCGTGAACGAAAAACGAAATGGTGCCCCGCTCATCCATGGTGCCGACGATCTGCCGTCGGTCACGGTCGACGATTACAATATGGGACTTCGTTCCGGCGACGGCTTCCTAGGCGACAGGGCCAACAAATTCGCCTTTCAGGAAAAGCTCGGTGCCTGGCGCAAGCGCGTGCGCAAGGGCGGTGAAGACCCGCTCGGCAAGACGCCGACCGGCGACCTGTCGAAAAAGCAGATCGATGCATTCCTGCTCGGCGACGACAAGGAGGCGGCCGCCCTGGTCATGGGAGCTGTCGACGAATTTGCAGGCGAACTCGCCGTCGTTCTCGGGAAATTCCTGCAGCAGAAGAGCTGGAAGAATACCGAGCGGGTGGTGATCGGCGGCGGCTTCCGTGGGAGCGCCGTCGGTGAACTGGCAATCGCCCGGGCGATGGTGCTCTTGAAGGCCGACGGTCTCAAGATAGAGCTCGCTCCGATTGTCCATCATCCGGATGACGCGGGACTTATCGGCGCCGCCCACCTCATGCCGAGTTGGATGCTGAAGGGACACAAGGCCATGCTCGCCATCGATATCGGCGGCACCAATGTTCGAGTGGGCATCGTCGAACTGCGCTTGAAGGAAGAAACGGACCTCTCAAGGGCCAAGGTCTGGAAGTCGGCCATCTGGCGCCATGCGGATGACAAGCCTAATCGGAGCGCGACGATCGATCGTCTCATCACCATGATCGATAAGCTGGTTGCCAAGGCGGACAAGGCGGGGCTGGCGCCGGCACCGGTGATAGGCGTGGCCTGCCCCGGCGTCATCAATGCCGACGGATCGATCCTGCGCGGCGGACAGAACTTGCCGGGCGGCAACTGGGAAAGCGAGCACTTCAACCTGCCCGTCGTCCTCAAGAAGGCCATTCCTCAAATCGGCGAAGAGGAAACCTTCGTGATCATGCACAACGACGCCGTCGTTCAGGGGCTCTCGCAGATACCCTTCATGCAGGACGTCTCGGGCTGGGGAATTCTGACGATCGGCACGGGCCTCGGCAACGCTCACTTCAGCAACAAACCGGAAAATCGCAATGCCACCTGA